A portion of the Parambassis ranga chromosome 22, fParRan2.1, whole genome shotgun sequence genome contains these proteins:
- the ppm1aa gene encoding protein phosphatase 1A isoform X1, with the protein MGAFLDKPKMEKYNSHGEGNNVRYGLSSMQGWRVEMEDAHTAVIGLSHGLDLWSFFAVYDGHAGSQVAKYCCEHLLEHITSNSDFQSALQEDPSVDSVKNGIRTGFLQIDEHMRTISEKKHGVDRSGSTAVGVMISPSHIYFINCGDSRGLLSRGGAVHFFTQDHKPSNPLEKERIQNAGGSVMIQRVNGSLAVSRALGDFDYKCVHGKGPTEQLVSPEPEVYAIERCEAEDEFIILACDGIWDVMANEELCDFVRSRLEVTDDLEKVSNEIVDTCLYKGSRDNMSVVLICFPGAPKVSPEAVKREAELDKYLEARVEEIIKKQGDEGVPDLVHVMRTLASESIPNLPPGGELASKRSVIEAVYNKLNPYRSDDTDPDILFFRGFS; encoded by the exons ATGGGTGCATTTCTGGACAAACCAAAGATGGAAAAATACAATTCCCATGGTGAAGGTAACAACGTGAGATATGGGCTGAGCAGCATGCAGGGTTGGCGAGTAGAGATGgaagatgcacacacagcagtaatTGGTCTGTCTCATGGTCTCGACCTCTGGTCATTCTTTGCTGTTTATGATGGGCATGCTGGCTCTCAGGTAGCCAAGTATTGCTGTGAGCACCTGCTGGAGCATATCACCAGCAATTCAGATTTCCAGAGTGCTCTGCAGGAAGACCCCTCTGTGGATAGTGTGAAGAATGGGATCCGCACAGGATTCTTGCAAATTGATGAACACATGCGCACCATCTCAGAGAAGAAGCATGGTGTGGATCGCAGTGGTTCCACTGCTGTAGGGGTGATGATTTCTCCAAGCCATATCTACTTTATCAACTGTGGCGACTCAAGGGGGCTTCTCAGCCGGGGCGGAGCTGTGCACTTCTTCACACAGGATCACAAACCCAGCAACCCACTGGAGAAGGAAAGGATCCAAAACGCAGGTGGCTCAGTCATGATCCAGCGAGTTAATGGATCCCTAGCTGTGTCTCGGGCTCTAGGAGACTTCGATTACAAGTGTGTGCATGGAAAAGGCCCAACAGAGCAGCTCGTTTCTCCAGAGCCTGAAGTTTATGCAATAGAGAGATGTGAAGCAGAAGATGAATTCATTATACTAGCTTGTGATGGCATTTGGGATGTCATGGCCAACGAAGAACTGTGTGACTTTGTGAGGTCAAGACTAGAGGTTACAGATGATCTTGAAAAAGTCAGCAATGAAATTGTCGACACCTGCTTGTACAAG GGAAGCCGGGACAATATGAGTGTTGTGCTAATCTGCTTTCCTGGGGCCCCAAAGGTATCTCCAGAAGCAGTAAAACGGGAGGCTGAGTTGGACAAATATCTGGAAGCCAGAGTAGAAG AGATCATCAAAAAGCAAGGGGATGAAGGTGTCCCGGATTTGGTCCATGTTATGCGAACGTTAGCATCTGAGAGCATCCCAAATCTCCCTCCTGGAGGAGAGTTGGCAAGCAA ACGAAGTGTTATTGAAGCGGTGTACAACAAACTCAACCCCTATCGAAGTGATGACACA
- the ppm1aa gene encoding protein phosphatase 1A isoform X2 — translation MGAFLDKPKMEKYNSHGEGNNVRYGLSSMQGWRVEMEDAHTAVIGLSHGLDLWSFFAVYDGHAGSQVAKYCCEHLLEHITSNSDFQSALQEDPSVDSVKNGIRTGFLQIDEHMRTISEKKHGVDRSGSTAVGVMISPSHIYFINCGDSRGLLSRGGAVHFFTQDHKPSNPLEKERIQNAGGSVMIQRVNGSLAVSRALGDFDYKCVHGKGPTEQLVSPEPEVYAIERCEAEDEFIILACDGIWDVMANEELCDFVRSRLEVTDDLEKVSNEIVDTCLYKGSRDNMSVVLICFPGAPKVSPEAVKREAELDKYLEARVEEIIKKQGDEGVPDLVHVMRTLASESIPNLPPGGELASKRSVIEAVYNKLNPYRSDDTDSASTDDMW, via the exons ATGGGTGCATTTCTGGACAAACCAAAGATGGAAAAATACAATTCCCATGGTGAAGGTAACAACGTGAGATATGGGCTGAGCAGCATGCAGGGTTGGCGAGTAGAGATGgaagatgcacacacagcagtaatTGGTCTGTCTCATGGTCTCGACCTCTGGTCATTCTTTGCTGTTTATGATGGGCATGCTGGCTCTCAGGTAGCCAAGTATTGCTGTGAGCACCTGCTGGAGCATATCACCAGCAATTCAGATTTCCAGAGTGCTCTGCAGGAAGACCCCTCTGTGGATAGTGTGAAGAATGGGATCCGCACAGGATTCTTGCAAATTGATGAACACATGCGCACCATCTCAGAGAAGAAGCATGGTGTGGATCGCAGTGGTTCCACTGCTGTAGGGGTGATGATTTCTCCAAGCCATATCTACTTTATCAACTGTGGCGACTCAAGGGGGCTTCTCAGCCGGGGCGGAGCTGTGCACTTCTTCACACAGGATCACAAACCCAGCAACCCACTGGAGAAGGAAAGGATCCAAAACGCAGGTGGCTCAGTCATGATCCAGCGAGTTAATGGATCCCTAGCTGTGTCTCGGGCTCTAGGAGACTTCGATTACAAGTGTGTGCATGGAAAAGGCCCAACAGAGCAGCTCGTTTCTCCAGAGCCTGAAGTTTATGCAATAGAGAGATGTGAAGCAGAAGATGAATTCATTATACTAGCTTGTGATGGCATTTGGGATGTCATGGCCAACGAAGAACTGTGTGACTTTGTGAGGTCAAGACTAGAGGTTACAGATGATCTTGAAAAAGTCAGCAATGAAATTGTCGACACCTGCTTGTACAAG GGAAGCCGGGACAATATGAGTGTTGTGCTAATCTGCTTTCCTGGGGCCCCAAAGGTATCTCCAGAAGCAGTAAAACGGGAGGCTGAGTTGGACAAATATCTGGAAGCCAGAGTAGAAG AGATCATCAAAAAGCAAGGGGATGAAGGTGTCCCGGATTTGGTCCATGTTATGCGAACGTTAGCATCTGAGAGCATCCCAAATCTCCCTCCTGGAGGAGAGTTGGCAAGCAA ACGAAGTGTTATTGAAGCGGTGTACAACAAACTCAACCCCTATCGAAGTGATGACACA